A region of the Dysgonomonas mossii genome:
GTAACCCATATAATGAATATATGAATAGAAGAATTTTAATATTAGCTGTTTTATTTGGTGTTCTCATCTCTTTCGGCTCATGCGTGAATGATGACGATGACAGCACTGTAAGTCAAGAATGGAAAACATATAATGAACAGCAGGTAAGAAATGCCTCTTCTTCAGGATATACACCCCGCCCTTCGCAAAGTGGTAATGGAAGTGTATATTGGAAATCGATAACTGATTTCGTTCCTGGGGATGAGCCTTCAATAGATCGATTTCCGATCTTTACGGATAGTGTTTCTGTAAGATATGAAGGTTGGTTTTTCCGCTTGGACGATACTAAATATACATTTGATAGTACCGAAGGTGACAAAAATGGTATGGTGCTTAGGACTAGAGTGAATGGTGGATTGATTGATGGGTTTGCTACCATGCTTCAGAATATGAAAATAGATGAACAAGCTGAGGTTTGTATTCCTTACCTACTTGGTTATGGAACTGTAGGGTCATATAGCAGTGGAGTGCAAATAATACCCGGATATACTACACTTTGGTTCAAGATTAAACTTCTGAATATCTATGATGAGAAGAAAAAAGAATGGGTGAAGAAATAAGGCGGCTATAGAGAAAATAATAGAAAAGGAGAAGGTTTAACCTTCTCCTTTTTTCATTTATCGCTAAATAATGTTTCCATAAATTCTTTCCCTCGTATCAATCCGTACGCTCCCTTCGGAGATTCGAACTCATCGTAAACTTGTACACTATCCGCTTCTCCATTCGAGCGGTATATAACGAACGGTATAGGCTTGTTTGTATGAGTTTTTATAGCACATGGGGTAGGGTGGTCAGGTAGAATAGCAATTGTTACAGGTTCGTCCCAGTCTTTTGTCGCTTCATATATTGTTTTTACAACCCGATTGTCAAGATATTCGATTGTTTTAGTTTTCAGTTCATAATCGCCTTCATGTCCTGCCTCGTCACTAGCTTCTATGTGTAGATATACGAAATCGTCTTTTTTAAGAGCTTCTATCGCAGCTTGCGCCTTTCCTTCATAGTTGGTGTCGTACAACCCCGTTGCTCCTTCTACGTGTATTAATTTAAGCCCTGCGTATACACCAATGCCCATGATTAAGTCTACAGCAGAAATTACCCAGCCACTTTTGATTCCGAATAGTTCTTGTAATGTTTGCATCTGCGGGCGGTAACCCGGAGACCATGGCCAAATACTATTTGCAGGATCTTTACCCTCTGTAATGCGCTTCTTGTTTACCGGATGGTCTTTGAGCAGTTCCTGTGATTTTAGAATGAGCTGATTCAGATAATCGGCTGTTTCTTGTGCTTCCGCTGTTTCCGCTTTTATTAAAACCTCCTTGTATGGTGTTCCTGTAACATCGTGGGGAGCAGTACAATCGAGATTCTTATTTCCGCCTTTTAGTTTTAAAAGGTGGCGGTATGAAACTCCCGGATAAAAGCTTACTTTCCCATCGTTTAGTTCTTTATCTAAGAAAAGAATCAATTCTTTAGCTTCTTCACTTGAAATATGCCCCGCTGAATGATTCTTTATTTTACCATCTTCTATACAGATCAGATTGCATCGCATAGCCATTTCTCCGGGAAGTATATCTACTCCCATGCTTGCTGCCTCTAGCGAACCTCTACCTTCAAATACTTTCGGAACATCGTATCCCAGTACCGATAGGTTGGCAATCTCACTTCCGGGTTTGAAGCCCGCAGGGATTGTATCCAGTTCTCCACTTTTTCCTTTAGCCGCGAGCATATCTATATATGGTTTTTTTGCGGCTTGTAACGGAGTTTTACCTCCGAGTTCGGCAATAGGCTCATCAGCAGCACCGTCTGCTAAAATTATAATTGTTTTCATTTAGGATCTCTTTTACTTCCCCTATTGTCGTAATGGGGGAGTTAGTTATGTTATAAGTTTAAATAAAATCTAGCTATTTGAGTTACCTCACATTTGCAATACTGATAATATCAGAGAATACGCCTGCTGCCGTGACACTTGCCCCTGCTCCATACCCTTTTATTATCATCGGATACTCGTTATATCTTTCGGTCGTAATTTGTATGATGTTGTTGCTGCCTTCCAAATCGTAGAATGGATGGTTTTGCCCAACTTCCTGGAGTCCGACTTCACAGTGTCCGTTCTCGTATTTGGCAACAAATCGCAAATGTTTGTGTTCGTTTTCGAGCTTTTTGCGCCTTTCTTCAAACTCGGCATCCTGATTTCTGATCGTAGCCCAAAATTCTTCTATCGTACCATCAAAATACTCTTGGGGTATGAATAGGTTCTTCTTAACTTCTGTTTGTTCTACTCGGTAACCAGCCTCTCGGGTTAAGATAACGAGTTTTCTTATAACATCCATACCACTGAGATCGATACGAGGATCCGGCTCTGAGAAGCCGCATTCCTTAGCCATATAGATCGCCTTGCTGAAAGGTATATCGGCTCTGATCGTGTTGAATATATAATTGAGTGTTCCCGAAAGTACAGCTTCTATTTTCACTATTTTATCTCCTGAGTTTACAAGAGAGTTCATCGTATTGATTACAGGAAGACCTGCACCGACATTTGTCTCAAATAAGAACTTAATGTTTCTTTCCCGTGCTGTATTTTTTAGCTTTATATAATTATCATAAGCCGAAGATGCAGCCACTTTGTTGGCTGTAACCACAGAAATACTATGTGAAAGAAGATCTCCGTATATCTGGGCAACGGTTTCGCTGGCAGTACAGTCTACAAATACAGCGTTGAATATATTCATGTTGAGGATCTCGTCCCTCAGAATTTCCGGAGAGCTTGGTATTCCCTTTTCGTCCAGTTCTTCTTTGTATCTGTTCAGGTTGATCCCTTCGCGACAGAATAAAGCTTTCTTTCCCCGGGCAATACCCACAACATTCAGCTTGAGGCTGTATTGTTCTATCAGCTTCGGTTGCTGTTGTCTGATTTGTTCAATCAAATTTCCTCCAACTGTACCAATGCCGACAATAAAGAGATTGAGTACCTTATAGTCGGACAAGAAAAACGAGTCGTGAATAGAGTTTAATGCCTTCCTAAGATATTTGTTTTTTATAACAAAAGATATATTTACCTCTGATGCACCCTGAGCACAAGCGATGACGCTAATACCGCTCTTCCCTAATGTTTCGAATAGTCGGCCGGCAATTCCCGGAGTATACTTCATATTTTCGCCAACAATAGCTACTGTAGCAAGGTCTGTCTCCAGTTGTACACGGTTGATACTCCCCAATGCTATTTCTTTTGCAAACTCTTCTTCGAGAACATGTACTGCCAGTTCGGAGTCGGCAGTGCGTACACCAATAGACGTGCTATTTTCGGATGATGCCTGAGATACTAAGAAAACACTGATACCGTTATTTGCCAAAGCCCTGAATATTCGGTAGTTTACACCGATAATACCTACCATTCCGAGTCCAAGAACTGTTATCAGGCATGTGTCGGATATGGATGATATACCTTTTATCATCGCCTTTCCTTTCTTTATATCCCCGTCGTGAGAGATATAAGTTCCGGGAGCTTCGGGCTTAAAAGTATTTTTTATGCGAATGGGTATATTCTTATGATAGACAGGGAAAATCGTTGGTGGATAGATTATTTTTGCTCCGAAATTACAAAGCTCGGTGGCTTCGGTAAATGTTAGGTTCTCTATCACATGAGCACCATTGATTACCTTCGGGTCGGCAGACATAAAGCCGTCAACATCAGACCATATCTCTAATATATTAGCATCGAGTGCTGAAGCAAATATGGCAGCAGTATAATCCGATCCTCCACGACCCAGATTGGTGATCTCTCCTGTTGTTTTGCATGTGGATATATATCCTGCAACAAGAATCCTTTTTGACGAATTTTCGAAAGCATCTCTTATCAATTTGCTTGACAATTCGATATCGGGTATATGTTTTCCGAAGGAGGAATCTGTTTTTATTAACTGTGTGACATCCAGAAAATCAAGATCGGAGAATGCAACGCTTATTATCAGCGACGACAGGCGTTCGCCATAGCTTACTATCTTATCCGATGTTTTTGCCGAAAGGTCGTTTATAAGAAATACTCCTTTGAATATATTACTGAGCTCTTCCAATAGTTTATTCACATCCGCCTGTAACGAGGGGCGAGCCTCTTCCGGAATATCCAGCTTACTGACTACTGTAATATGGTGCTCGATAATTTCACGAAACTCCCGTTCGTAAGAATAATCGCCGGCTGCAGCCAGATTGGAAATGAGCAACAATTTATCTGTGATTCCTTTAAAAGCAGAGACAACCACAACTATAGGCTCTTCTATTGTCCCTATTATCTTTTTTACATTCGCTATATTAGTAGCGGAACCTACGGATGTTCCGCCAAACTTCATTACTTTCATTCGCTATTATGGTCTTATTTACTTTTGTTTAGAGTTGAGAACTTATCTTGGTCTATTATAATTCGTTGAAGATGTTCATTATGGCTAAGTTTAGGAACTCTAATGGCTCCTTGACTCGACTTCACAGTTTTTGCTGCTTTCTTCACGCGAGAAGTTCCCGTTGTTATTTGTGCAATTGCCTCGGCAAGGAGTGGCTCTGAAGTATCTCCCAGTTCGGTTAATCCGCCTCGCCATTCTGATAGAAGAGGGCACTGAGTTTCAACTCTATTTCCGTTGTCGTCTACATAATAAGCAGATTGCATTGTATATCCTTCCTCCCACTCCGAAACCTCAGAATCAGGTGTTAAACCATTAATATAATCACCTTTCCCATTTGCATCAGTAAGTCTGGAAATTAGAGGCTGTAGTTGCCATTTAATTTTTGAATTATCTGATTTCACGGTCATTGATGCTTTATCTTTCCCTACAGTTGTTTTTCCAATTTGGAAAACTGTCATATAAGGTTTTAAGCCATGTATAACCAACTCGCTGGCGGATGCTGTATATTCAGTAGCAATCACATACAGACGGCTAAGTTTCAGTTGCGGAATAGATGTACTCGTTCCATATACTTTGTTCAGGAAATATTCATTAAGAGCATCATTGCCATATTCTTTTACAATAGAGTCTTGAAAATGAGTGTTGTATTTTTCTTTTGCAAATATATTACTGGTTTTTCTATTTGGAACCAAAGCACTAGCTAAATCCATAGCAGAGGTAAGGTATCCTCCGGGATTGTAGCGAAGATCAAGTACAAAATCTGTTATTCCTTCTTGGCTTTCGCTTAATGATCGAATGCTTTCAATTAGTTCGATGTCATATTCGTAGTTATTTTCGTCGCTTTCATCAGCACTTCTTTCAAATCCGTTATACATCAAATATCCTATTTTAGTTCCGGGTATAACTTTACTTATGAATATTGGTGATTTTTTAGACTCTGCTGCTTGAAATGTTTCTAGCTTCACTTTTTCACCTTTATTGTTATATATCCAGAGCGAAAGCGATGTGTTTTCTTTAAGAATAGTCGAATAATTATCGTAGTTTACGTCTGTATCATTCACTTTGTATATTACCTGGCCTCTTTTTAATCCTTTGTTTTCAGCTACAGACCCTTCATTTACATAGAGAACAAAAAGACCGATAGATGTGTTTTGAGAGCTGGAGGTCGCAAAGTAATTCATTGGTATATATTCAAATCCTAGATTTGCATCAGCATATAATGCCTTTGTTTTTTTAGAAGTGTCTTCCTCTATCCATGAAAAACGGTCGCCATCAACCTTTCCATAATTATAGAGTATACCATAAAAGAATTTTTCAGGATCTTGCGTGTAGTCGGGTGATGAAGGCAAATTTGTATTCCATAGGTACAAACTTTTCATCTTGTTGTAGGCCCACTGGTTTGTGAGTTCGTTGTCGGTTAATTCTTTGGGAGGAGTAATCGGATCGTCCTCTTCTTTATCTTTGCATCCATTGAAAGATAATAGAATTATTGCTAATAAAAATATGCTTTTTGCTTTCATAAATGACAAAATAGTTAGCCTTGGGTGGATTTTTGTCCTCGAAAGGCAGAATTTTACAAATGTATGTATTTAATGGTTTCTTACAAAATTAATTCACCTTTCCCCTGACGAATTATTTCCGGCTCATCACCTGTGCAATCTACAACTGTAGAGCCTTCTATACCCCCAAATCCGCCATCGATAACGATATCTATCTTGTCTTGATATTTCTCGTAGATGAGTTCGGGGTCAGTCGTATATTCAACCACTTCATCTTCGTCTTTTACCGAAGTGGTGAGTATCGGGTTTCCTAGGTTACGAACAAGCTCTCTTATTATGTTATTATCAGGAATACGTATCCCCACCGTTTTTTTGTTTTTATATATCTTCGGCAGAGATGATGTTGTATTAAGTATAAACGTAAAAGGTCCCGGTAAATTTTTCTTCATCAGTTTAAAAATTGCATTATCTACTTTTGCATATTCGCTGATGTTGCTTAAATCATAGCAAATGATGGAAAGATTACTCTTTGCCGGATTTATATCCTTCATCTTGCATATCTCTTCCACCGCGCGTACATTGAGCGCATCACAGCCGATAGCATAAACTGTGTCTGTTGGGTATATAATTAGTCCGCCATCTTGCAAAACAGATACAACCCTGTCAATTTCTTTCTGATTGGGGTTTTGTTCGTATAATTTTATAAGCATGTCATCCTTTATATTTTTTTATTAAAATCAAAAGTAATGATTAATATGAAAAAACGGCCCATAAATAATTATTTATGGGCCGCTCGTCTATTTTATTGTTTTATCTGCTTATTTCTTCTCGATATAATCTTCAACAATTGCCTGAGTTAGACCCATATTAGAAAATCCTCCGTCGTGGAACAAGTTTTGCATCGTTACCATACGCGTCAAATCAGAGAACATCACAATACAGTAGTCTGCACAAGATTCTGCACTGGCATTTCCAAGAGGAGACATTTTTTCTGCAAAGTCGAAAAATGCATCCATTCCGCCAATACCTTGTCCGGCAGTAGTTAAAGTAGGCGACTGTGAAATTGTATTCACACGTACCTTCTTATCACGACCATATATATAACCAAAGCTGCGACCGAATGACTCAAGCAATGCTTTTGCGTCTGCCATATCGTTGTATCCGGTAAATGTACGTTGTGCAGCAATGTGAGTAAGAGCTACAACGGAACCACCTTCTGCAATTGCATCCAGCTTTTTCGCTACCTGCATCATTTTGTGGAAAGAGATAGCTGAAATATCCAATGTTTTATCTAAAAATCCATAATCAAGGTCATCGTACTGTCTTCCTTTACGGAGGTTGAGCGACATACCAATTGAGTGAAGTACAAAATCAATTTTTCCGCCAAGGGCTTCCATAGACTGAACAAAGACTTGCTCAAGATCTTCTACGCTAGTTGCATCAGCAGCAATAACCTTAGCATTCAGCTTTTCGCTCAAAGCCTTGGTCTCACCCATTCTTACAGCTATAGGAGTGTTTGACAATGTTATGATTGCACCTTGTTCTACAGCTTTCTCAGCTACTTTCCAAGCAATAGACTTCTCGTTTAATGCGCCGAAGACAATTCCTCTTTTGCCTTTTAATAAATTGTTACTCATGTTTATATCTATTTATTGATTATTAGCTACTTATAAAAATACGACGATAGCTTATAATAGTTTATCGCACAAAAATAGTAAAAATGTGCAATAGTAAAGCCAGAATCCATCTAAATTTACATGTACGTCTTATTTATAATTCTTCAGATCGATTTCCATAAAGTCTGAAACCTCTGTTTCCCATCTTTCTTTTACAAATTTTACATGCTCAGGATTATCGTTATATGTTTTATATGCAGTAGAGTCGGCAAATTCCATATAAAAACAGAAGTTGAAATTTGTCTTTTTACTGACCTGACGGAATACCTGGAAATTTTTTACTTCGGGTATAGCTGTTAATATCTCTTTGCCTTCTTCCAGAAATTGAGCAGTTTTAGGATCATCCAACTCGTGTTTAAGATTAAAAACAACTACGTGTCTGATATTCGTATTCGTGCTTTCAGCTTCTTTCTTTTCTTGTTTACTCTTATCGGAGCAAGCATACAGAGGGAGGAATAGTAAAATGAGCAGAATTAAGTTTTTCATAAGCGAAGTGTTTAATAATTTAAGATATTACTAAAGTAAATAATTCTATGTAGGTCTTAATACAACCTTTTTAAAAGATCTTCTCTTTTCAATCTCTTTAATTCTTTTATGATTTGCGGACGGTAACCTTTATCATACCAAAAGAAGAATTGGCGTTGTGCCAATTTTTGTTCTTTTGTCCGTGCTGTATATACTTTTTCCAGCGTATACGGATGATAGCCTGTATAATATATTTCTGTAGCCACGGTCATAGGAGATGGGGTGAAATCCTGTATCTGTTCCAGTTTGAACCCCAAAGGCTTGGTCGCAACGGCCAACTCAGCCATATCTATCTCTGTACACCCGGGGTGTGAAGATATAAAATAAGGAATGAGCTGTTGCTTGAGTCCCGACTCTTTGTTTATTTTCTCAAATATTTTCTGAAAAGTGTAAAATTGCTCGAAGCTCGGCTTGCGCATATAGCTGAGCACTTTGTCGGATGTATGTTCCGGAGCAACTTTAAGACGTCCTGATACGTGATTTACAATCAGTTCTTTGGTGTACTCTTCAGATATCTTATTCAGCCTATCATCTTCATTCCGGTGCAGAAGCATATCGTAACGTACCCCGCTACCAATAAATGATTTCTTTATCTTAGGTATTTTATCTACAGCCTTGTATATTTCCAAGAGGTGAGAATGGTCCACATTCAAATTCTTACATATTTTGGGATGAATACATGACGGGCGTTTACATTTTGCACAGATGTTTTCATCTTTACCTTTCATCTTATACATGTTGGCAGAAGGGCCTCCAAGGTCACTTAGGTAGCCTTTGAAATCGGGCATGTCCGTTATTTCCTTTACCTCTTTCAGTATAGATTCTTTAGATCGTGAGGCGATAAATTTACCCTGATGGGCTGATATGGTGCAAAATGCACAGCCTCCAAAACATCCACGGTGCATATTGACCGAGAATTTTATCATCTCGAAAGCCGGAATTGTCTTTCCCTTATATTTGGGATGGGGTAGGCGTGTATATGGAAGATCAAACGAAGTGTCCACCTCTTTTTCCGACATCGGAGGGTAGGGTGGGTTGATAATGACAGACTGCTCACCACATTTTTGGATGATGCGGGAAGCATTTATCATATTCGATTGTTCTTCTACAATCTTGAAGTTTTTTGCTTGATTCAGCTTTTCTGACAAGCATTCTTCGTGTGAAAAAAGATAAATATCCTTTTCCTTCCCATCCGGCGTATTGTCCGACAGATATGCGGTTTGTGGAATATCTTTGAGGTCTTTTATCGATTTCCCGCTCTTTAGTTCCCCAATTATAGCTCTCAGAGGTAGTTCTCCCATTCCATATACCAACAGGTCGGCTTTGGAATCTACTAATATTGACTTATGAAGTTTATCGTCCCAATAGTCATAATGTGTTACCCGGCGTAGTGATGCTTCTATCCCTCCTAGAAGGACAGGGATATCGGGGAAAATCTCTTTTAGAATATTGGTGTATACAATCGAAGGTCTATCTGGTCGCATGTCAGCTCTGCCATCAGGTGTATAAGCATCATCAGACCGTAGCCGTTTGTTTGCAGTATAATGATTGATCATCGAATCCATTGCTCCGGCCGTTACTCCGAAGAAAAGGCGAGGCTTACCCAATTTTTTGAAATCACGTAAATCGTCCCGCCAGTTAGGTTGGGGTACGATTGCCACTTTTAGCCCCTCAGCTTCTAGAATGCGGCCGATCACAGCAGCTCCAAAAGAGGGGTGATCTATATATGCATCTCCCGAGAAAAGGATAACGTCAAGTTCATCCCATCCTCTGAGGTCAATCTCTTTTTTTGTTGTAGGTAACCAGTCAGTAAGACGATATTCTTTCATAATCAGATGCAAAGGTATTGTTTTTTTGTAGTTGAGGTATTTTTAGGAATGATTCTTAACATTTTATTTATTCATGCGAATCAGTATTAAAAAATTAGATAAATGAATGCAATGGCTATTTTGGCCATCGTATGTACGAGCTATTTTTATTATTTTACGATCCTGAAGTTTCTGTTTTGTAATATCTTTTGATGTTTGGATAATATCTTATAGTTTTTAATGAGAAAATACGTGTTTTAGTTATGCTTTAAATGATAACTGAGATATTTGAAAAAGGCTAGATCATTATTGTAGTATATAATAGAAATAAAGCAAGACTGACTTTCATTTCTAAAAGTCAGCCGTTTTAAAGAACCCTCTTGCTACTATTCTCAAACCAATTTATAGAAGATTTGAAAAATTGTATTAGTTAAAAGAATATGTTACTTTTTAATTGTTTCTTTAACTTCATAAATCCATTGAGCTGCATTTTCTACATATCTTTTTATTGGTACTAAGTAGTCTTCTCTACACTGAACTATTTTATTATCAACCTTAATTTGATTGCCTATTATAGTCTGAATAGCCTTCTTTATAAACTCTTCCAATTCAGTGTTCTGCGTTGAAATATTATTAATTTTTTCATTAAGTATTTCAACATTTTTCTTCAATGTTGATAATTCTTCTTTTAATGAATTTAACTCTTCTTTATTTGATAATATGCTCATATCCTAATCTATTACATTATTTTCTTGAATTGCTTCGACTTGTTCTCTTATCCAATCATAAGATTCTTTACAATACTCGACTTGGTAAGGATAGTTATTATATCCTTTAGTAATAATTGAAATTTTACAGCCACCATCCTCTTCTTTTTCAATTCTAAATATATGAGAAATATTCAATAATGACTTTTCTTTCCCATCTGAACTCGTAATTTCTATAAATTTATTTTCCATATTCTATAATGTTAAATTATTTGTATAATCTCAAAATTAGTAAAATAAGGGATATAAATATTCTATCATATAAATATGTTACAAACATCCCATTAAATATTTATACGAATCAGTTGTTGAAACTATTCGCTGATTTATTAAACATTATATCTTTGTTGTATGTTAATATTTGTAATGAAAAAAGTTTTATCCATATCATTTATCCTTGTTTTAATTCTTACGGCATGTTCTACTACCAAAAACATTCCGGACGGAAGCTATTTGTTGGATGATTTTACCATAAAGCATGATACAAAGAATGCAACCTCTGACTTGGAAGATTTTGTTCGCCAACAACCAAACACAACACTGCCCCTTCTGGGAAAGGTAACCCTAAAAATATACAATATAGCCGGAAGCGATTCTTCATGGATAAATAGGAATATCCGTAAACTAGGAGCACCGCCTGTAATATATAGCTCGGGACAAACTTGGCAATCAAGGAACCAACTTCTTAAACAGTTGAATAACCAAGGATATTTGAATGCCGAGGCAGATACTATATTGAAGATAAAAGGGAAGAAAATATCTGTAACGTACGACCTTAAAGGAGGTAAACCCTATACTGTGCGTGACTATAAATATACGCTTAGCGATACCACTATGACTCGCATTTTGACACGTATCCCGATGAAACCTTACATAACGTCTGGGGATATGTTTGATATGGAGCTCCTTGAGGAAGAAAGGCAAAGAGTGAATAGTATAATGCGAAATGTGGGTTACTATAACTTTTCGAAAGAATATCTCTATTTCAAAGTGGATTCTACACTCAACTCACATCAGGTAGATTTATTTCTGGATGTATACCCTGCAAAAGATAGTTTGCCTTACCCTCGTTATAAAATAAACAATGTAACGATAATATCCGGCTTGAATTCAACTGCTGATGCAAGAGGGCAAAATGATGGATTGGTGAGTGCAAACAGGTGGTTCTTTAGGAATGCAGATACTGTGGACTATAAAGGAATAAAAATTATCAGGGGACGAAATAATTTCTTACGAAGTTCTACCATTGTTCGAAATAATTATCTGCGTAAAGGAAGCTATTTCTCAGATATGGCTCTTAATGGTACATACGAGGCATATACCAAAATGGGAGCGATAAAGCAGGCAAATATATCTGTAGCCCCATCGACTCAAGATAGCACTCATTTGCTGGATGCAACGATAGTCTTGCTGCCGGCTAATGCCCATTGGTTTAAGGCTGGACTTGATGGGACTAATTCGGCAGGAGATATCGGTATTGCCCCAAGTATAACATATCAGCATCAGAATCTTTTTAATGGAGGGGAGCAATTCAATATAAAGCTGAAAGGGGCCTATGAGTTTATTGCCGGAAAGGAGAAGAATGACTTGTTGAATCAAAACTTCTATGAGTATGGGATAGAAACCGGACTTACCTTTCC
Encoded here:
- a CDS encoding L-threonylcarbamoyladenylate synthase: MLIKLYEQNPNQKEIDRVVSVLQDGGLIIYPTDTVYAIGCDALNVRAVEEICKMKDINPAKSNLSIICYDLSNISEYAKVDNAIFKLMKKNLPGPFTFILNTTSSLPKIYKNKKTVGIRIPDNNIIRELVRNLGNPILTTSVKDEDEVVEYTTDPELIYEKYQDKIDIVIDGGFGGIEGSTVVDCTGDEPEIIRQGKGELIL
- a CDS encoding S41 family peptidase; the protein is MKAKSIFLLAIILLSFNGCKDKEEDDPITPPKELTDNELTNQWAYNKMKSLYLWNTNLPSSPDYTQDPEKFFYGILYNYGKVDGDRFSWIEEDTSKKTKALYADANLGFEYIPMNYFATSSSQNTSIGLFVLYVNEGSVAENKGLKRGQVIYKVNDTDVNYDNYSTILKENTSLSLWIYNNKGEKVKLETFQAAESKKSPIFISKVIPGTKIGYLMYNGFERSADESDENNYEYDIELIESIRSLSESQEGITDFVLDLRYNPGGYLTSAMDLASALVPNRKTSNIFAKEKYNTHFQDSIVKEYGNDALNEYFLNKVYGTSTSIPQLKLSRLYVIATEYTASASELVIHGLKPYMTVFQIGKTTVGKDKASMTVKSDNSKIKWQLQPLISRLTDANGKGDYINGLTPDSEVSEWEEGYTMQSAYYVDDNGNRVETQCPLLSEWRGGLTELGDTSEPLLAEAIAQITTGTSRVKKAAKTVKSSQGAIRVPKLSHNEHLQRIIIDQDKFSTLNKSK
- a CDS encoding FKBP-type peptidyl-prolyl cis-trans isomerase — encoded protein: MNRRILILAVLFGVLISFGSCVNDDDDSTVSQEWKTYNEQQVRNASSSGYTPRPSQSGNGSVYWKSITDFVPGDEPSIDRFPIFTDSVSVRYEGWFFRLDDTKYTFDSTEGDKNGMVLRTRVNGGLIDGFATMLQNMKIDEQAEVCIPYLLGYGTVGSYSSGVQIIPGYTTLWFKIKLLNIYDEKKKEWVKK
- a CDS encoding enoyl-ACP reductase FabI, which codes for MSNNLLKGKRGIVFGALNEKSIAWKVAEKAVEQGAIITLSNTPIAVRMGETKALSEKLNAKVIAADATSVEDLEQVFVQSMEALGGKIDFVLHSIGMSLNLRKGRQYDDLDYGFLDKTLDISAISFHKMMQVAKKLDAIAEGGSVVALTHIAAQRTFTGYNDMADAKALLESFGRSFGYIYGRDKKVRVNTISQSPTLTTAGQGIGGMDAFFDFAEKMSPLGNASAESCADYCIVMFSDLTRMVTMQNLFHDGGFSNMGLTQAIVEDYIEKK
- a CDS encoding YgiQ family radical SAM protein; amino-acid sequence: MKEYRLTDWLPTTKKEIDLRGWDELDVILFSGDAYIDHPSFGAAVIGRILEAEGLKVAIVPQPNWRDDLRDFKKLGKPRLFFGVTAGAMDSMINHYTANKRLRSDDAYTPDGRADMRPDRPSIVYTNILKEIFPDIPVLLGGIEASLRRVTHYDYWDDKLHKSILVDSKADLLVYGMGELPLRAIIGELKSGKSIKDLKDIPQTAYLSDNTPDGKEKDIYLFSHEECLSEKLNQAKNFKIVEEQSNMINASRIIQKCGEQSVIINPPYPPMSEKEVDTSFDLPYTRLPHPKYKGKTIPAFEMIKFSVNMHRGCFGGCAFCTISAHQGKFIASRSKESILKEVKEITDMPDFKGYLSDLGGPSANMYKMKGKDENICAKCKRPSCIHPKICKNLNVDHSHLLEIYKAVDKIPKIKKSFIGSGVRYDMLLHRNEDDRLNKISEEYTKELIVNHVSGRLKVAPEHTSDKVLSYMRKPSFEQFYTFQKIFEKINKESGLKQQLIPYFISSHPGCTEIDMAELAVATKPLGFKLEQIQDFTPSPMTVATEIYYTGYHPYTLEKVYTARTKEQKLAQRQFFFWYDKGYRPQIIKELKRLKREDLLKRLY
- a CDS encoding cofactor-independent phosphoglycerate mutase, whose translation is MKTIIILADGAADEPIAELGGKTPLQAAKKPYIDMLAAKGKSGELDTIPAGFKPGSEIANLSVLGYDVPKVFEGRGSLEAASMGVDILPGEMAMRCNLICIEDGKIKNHSAGHISSEEAKELILFLDKELNDGKVSFYPGVSYRHLLKLKGGNKNLDCTAPHDVTGTPYKEVLIKAETAEAQETADYLNQLILKSQELLKDHPVNKKRITEGKDPANSIWPWSPGYRPQMQTLQELFGIKSGWVISAVDLIMGIGVYAGLKLIHVEGATGLYDTNYEGKAQAAIEALKKDDFVYLHIEASDEAGHEGDYELKTKTIEYLDNRVVKTIYEATKDWDEPVTIAILPDHPTPCAIKTHTNKPIPFVIYRSNGEADSVQVYDEFESPKGAYGLIRGKEFMETLFSDK
- a CDS encoding Dabb family protein — protein: MKNLILLILLFLPLYACSDKSKQEKKEAESTNTNIRHVVVFNLKHELDDPKTAQFLEEGKEILTAIPEVKNFQVFRQVSKKTNFNFCFYMEFADSTAYKTYNDNPEHVKFVKERWETEVSDFMEIDLKNYK
- the thrA gene encoding bifunctional aspartate kinase/homoserine dehydrogenase I; translated protein: MKVMKFGGTSVGSATNIANVKKIIGTIEEPIVVVVSAFKGITDKLLLISNLAAAGDYSYEREFREIIEHHITVVSKLDIPEEARPSLQADVNKLLEELSNIFKGVFLINDLSAKTSDKIVSYGERLSSLIISVAFSDLDFLDVTQLIKTDSSFGKHIPDIELSSKLIRDAFENSSKRILVAGYISTCKTTGEITNLGRGGSDYTAAIFASALDANILEIWSDVDGFMSADPKVINGAHVIENLTFTEATELCNFGAKIIYPPTIFPVYHKNIPIRIKNTFKPEAPGTYISHDGDIKKGKAMIKGISSISDTCLITVLGLGMVGIIGVNYRIFRALANNGISVFLVSQASSENSTSIGVRTADSELAVHVLEEEFAKEIALGSINRVQLETDLATVAIVGENMKYTPGIAGRLFETLGKSGISVIACAQGASEVNISFVIKNKYLRKALNSIHDSFFLSDYKVLNLFIVGIGTVGGNLIEQIRQQQPKLIEQYSLKLNVVGIARGKKALFCREGINLNRYKEELDEKGIPSSPEILRDEILNMNIFNAVFVDCTASETVAQIYGDLLSHSISVVTANKVAASSAYDNYIKLKNTARERNIKFLFETNVGAGLPVINTMNSLVNSGDKIVKIEAVLSGTLNYIFNTIRADIPFSKAIYMAKECGFSEPDPRIDLSGMDVIRKLVILTREAGYRVEQTEVKKNLFIPQEYFDGTIEEFWATIRNQDAEFEERRKKLENEHKHLRFVAKYENGHCEVGLQEVGQNHPFYDLEGSNNIIQITTERYNEYPMIIKGYGAGASVTAAGVFSDIISIANVR